The DNA region TTAGTGGAAATGGGGTTGATAAACCAGACAGATGTGACAGGTAGATTATATTGGGTCAATTCTTAGATTTTTAATCAAAGAATATTGCTTTAAAGAACCATAAACATTCAGAAAGAAGGTTTGCAAGACACACGAGACATTGCAATGAGAATAGTATGACCATGGCTTTGAGACAAAGTTAGAGGAACTATATGCCAGATAGAGAAATAGGAAAAGACCAATGAGCTAATTTTATAACAGAAGTCCAGAATTTGCAAAAGACAGAGAATGTGGGACTTTCATTTACCatatacagtagtaccttgacacatgagtttaattaGTTTCATGACCAAGCTCATGACTCAATATGCTCATGTGTCAAatagaatttccccatttaaatgaatgggaatgcaattaatccattccaggCCCCAAAAACCactctaattttttgttttacatgcttttaaataagaaaatgtgcattataaataacaaatacacacacacagagacacacagtggtattttgagatatgaacagaccaacatacaagtttttttaagatatgagctgcgactcggtctgtatttttgttagagatccaagcgaaattccgagataggagtcatgattcgggaagctgccgctagttggcgcattggcgcatggttccagtatcggcagtttgatatacaagttgactgacttatgagcttggttacagaactaattaaattcgtatctcaaggtaccactgtatatatataaattaataagagagaatgtaatgaaataaactggtttatgaagtctgtctaccttcaaggtcaggcaaagatgctggtggaggaggttttcatttcgtGTGCTAccacttaacataacttactctctacacacttaaacccttcatttaattgcaaaatttaacttacacactatgtatgatatgtaactttattgctaaacttaattgctatttttttactttgcttaatcatcatcattttcttcactgacttgtttttttcaccacactttccttgctttctcttagaggctgtttcaacaaaaacctttccatagaagtttgtttcttcctccctttcaggacTTTTGGCAGGCCATCTAGTAGAGGGTGGTGgaagctcatgattcaaatattcactcgtgacttaaagcaaaaaatcctgcCAGTGatagctcatctctcaaattgctggtgatttaaagtgctcatgtgtcaaggcaccactgtatttcCTAGGCTGTAGAGGCAATTGGAAACTTTAATTAATGGATTAATATAACACAGAAAGAATTTAGCACTACCAGATATAAATGGCATTGGAGCAAATTTGCTAATAAAGACAGAATTAACTGAAAGATTGAGTGAATATATCTTCCTCAATAGAGATATTCAAGAAAGATAGACAAACTACCTATGCTCACTTTGTTCTTAAATTACCTAAGAAGAGATAAATACCATGAAATGTTTAAAAGAGAGTATGAGTAGTAGATCCTTATAAGGTCATCACATAAAGAAGAGCAATAGCTAGGGATACCCTTTCAATCTTATCCTATAGCCAGAACCTGTGAACGTGTGGGATGCCTAAAGGCTCAAGGGTACTAatgtttatgtttgtttatttttctattattagatCTGCTTTGCTGTCTTCTCTGAGCTGTGACAGTCTGCCAGATGATCATTACAATAACAGTTCACTACCAGTACCAATAAGAGTACCACAAGTAATATTGTGAGAGGTTCACCAACTTTTATCTTCAGAAGAGAACATTCAGACATGGAAGCTGTGCCAATCCCTGTACTAGTTAGTGGAATTGTTGATTGTGTAGCCCAACTAATAAGAATAGCTGAAGAGATTTTACGACTGATATCACAAGAACAAGCTCCTCCTGTAGAGCAAAATAATGTAGTAGAGCAGACAGCAGCAGAGCCACCTCTTTCCGAGGAATCTTCATTACCAGACCTCGCTAATTTCTCAGATTTAGAATCAATACTTGCACCAAGAGAAGATGAAAACCTAATGTTTGATGTAGATCAAGCTATGTCAGACATGGAAAACTTATGTGAAGATGCACTCTTGGATATAAACGATGACTTAAAAAATGGATGAGACCCACCAGCATATAAGAACTGattgcttttctgtttctaatattttcctttttctgtttcaaatattttctgattcttaTAAAATGTTAGAAGTATAAATTTCTCCTAATTCTGCACAATTTCCTTACTAGTTAGTACCTTATAGAGCATGTAATAATTGATTTAGTTCCAGAAGAGACTGGTCACTTTCTTCatcttacaaatttattttaaaaactctgaaTTTAGCTTTATGGTTCTTTCTTTACATATACCTGTTCTCCTGCTAGGATTCCTGATAACAGGCACAAACAATAACAAAGAGAATAAACTTCTTATCTAACAGTGGAGTGAAGACCTGATGAACTCTATCACATCTTGAGACCCAGTTTCAAAGCTCTACAATGAATGGAAACTGAAAGGGGAATAACTCAGCACGATGGTATTAGAGTGAATATATTCACATTAACAGGACAATATTGGAACACTTTTACTTAAGAAGATATAACTTCTTCCTTTAAAAGGCCTCTGTAATAGGCCTTTAAGAAAGTGTGTCAACCAGTGGAGTCTATAGCAGACTAGAAGAAATACTCTGAAAAATCAGCATGTACCAGATAATAAAACTGCAGAAAGGCTTTCAGATAACTTCTACAGGAGAGAAACCTCTGAAAAAGCTGACGCCAAGAGGTTGCAATGCAGGACTGTTTCCTCGAATGCTGACCCACATTGCAACTACTCTGCAATATTCCCCAAATGGAAATGGCAAATTATACCAAATAACAAGAAAGAAGTACTAGTACTAGAAGGATGAGATAAAGCCCTACAAGGACTATTCACCAATGCAAAGTCAAATACTTATAGTCTATAAATAGTAGTGCATAAAGTATATCTTCTTGAATATTGCTAAATTTATAAAGACTAGCTTATTGATTATTATAGTGAACCTGCTGCAGCCTTGTTAGAGAAATTTTAACTATCAGGAGGTAGGAAAATATGAGTTTAAAAAAGATATGGACTGGTATTTAGCCACAATAATTCTACAGATACCAGAGAAGGAAAATGCACTAGTTAGAGGACCCCTGTGTCAAAACCAAGAGGGGCCAAATAAATGTGTGGGAAGTTCAGTGATCATACTAATTCCATGCCTTACAGTATCCTCACTTCTAGTTGGAAGAATATCTACCATTCAGACAAACCCATGTACACTGTAGTCCTCCTTTCTTGAGAAAGGCTTTTGCATCCTACCTATGTCATGGGCAACAACTATGTAAAGATATAAAAGTGTACCATTAGACAAAATGGTATTTTGTgtcaaaataaaactcaaagcaTAAATATTTGGGCAAGATCAGGAAACATATCTGAGGAAACCTGTAAATCTGCTACAAATTCTATTTGATGAACAGTTTAACTGTAAACAGATCTGGTGCTCCTCTAATATAGATACTGAAGGGTAGCTATTTCTCCTACTATAATAGAATTCTAGAATCTGGACTTTATACAATTCTAAAACAAATTAGTGTGAACTTGTTAAAACTTTCAGTATTAATGAGAGAACATAAGCAACCATGCTAACTCAAGCAAGTCATCACTTACAAACCAAAAGTAATCTGTGAGACTATTCTAGACCTTGAAACAAGATAAAGCTTGAACtaggctataaaacagcaaatgttCAACAGGACCCTTAGGTATCAAAGCACAAAAGCCACACACCTATGTGGAGCTGGCTGGCTAGCTGCTTGGCTAAGTGGGTCACCTGGAAAGATTGTACTATAATGATACTTTAGGAATAGATAATATTTGCTTTAACTGTGTGAttttatgtgtttaaaaattgttaagataTAACTTTACTCTAAGCAATGATATTTGTATTAAGTATGTTTGTTCTTTGAAACATAATTAGAAATAGAATCAATATTGATAAGAAATAAgcataagaaataagaaaataggaaTAAGCTGGTAGGAAAGGTATTTTCAGGAGAGACAAGAAAAGCAGTAAGATGCTAACAGTTATGCAGCTGTTTATGGTGGATATTGATGACATAGAGTTAGTTCCTAAGCAGGTTTATGAACCTAGCCTTGTTTTTGTCATATGCAAATTAGAAAACCCTAAGTTGTTGTTACTGATAGAAATAGTTTGCCGTCAGTTGACACAAGTCATGCACTTAAAAGCTCGATTAGAAGGAGTTATATTAACTAACTTGGCAGCTTACAGATTGGATGCCTCTAATTGGAATCCTACATCTCTTCTCCAGGAGAATCCAAACTAGCCCTTAtctggatttaaaaatatatatattaaatttattagaatgacattggttaatgaaattttatgagcttcaggtgtacaattctgtaatgcCTCATCTGTatgctgtattgtgtgttcaccacccaagtcaagtctccttccatttctGGATCTTGAGACCAACACTAAAGCCAGTTGTTATATTGCatggagggatagagagggagacAGGCTAATCATCCTGAGACAAACTTAAAGGTATGAAAACCAAGGGAGATAGTCTGGTAGATGGTAATGAATTTGGAAGCACAGATCTTCAACCAAGAGAGATATGTTGGCAGATAGCAGTGAATTAGGAAGCACAAGTCTTCATCCTGTGTGTTTTGGCTAAAGTGTATGGGAAGTTGTGATTACATAATTGCATACTTATGTGTGATGATTACTGCCAGTTATTagattataattaaatataaccCTTATTAGCTACTGAATCACATCATCTTATTGTtatggtttttaaaagattttaactAATAAACTTTAATTCACAAATCAAAGATCTTGTGGTCATTTTAATTACTTGGTGAGTTTGGAGGTTactgaaaaacataaaagaacCCCACTCAACAGAAGGGGGAGTATACTCAAAGAATATTGCACCAGGACTCTGAGATTCAACCTTTCTCTTTGTCACATAATCctgaaaaaaatctctgaaatttagtcctttcctgtttgtaaaatgagaattaaaataaaatttccacctAATTTTGGTGGTAATAAGGAACAAAAAAATGGTACAATTCTCAAAGGTCTTGGTATGAGATATCTGACAATGGGACGAGTATTTGAAATAATGGCTTTTAAGgaatatctttaaaatgt from Saccopteryx leptura isolate mSacLep1 chromosome X, mSacLep1_pri_phased_curated, whole genome shotgun sequence includes:
- the TRPC5OS gene encoding putative uncharacterized protein TRPC5OS — protein: MEAVPIPVLVSGIVDCVAQLIRIAEEILRLISQEQAPPVEQNNVVEQTAAEPPLSEESSLPDLANFSDLESILAPREDENLMFDVDQAMSDMENLCEDALLDINDDLKNG